GTAATTTATTTGTTCTATGGTATACCAACTTGTTGCTCTTTGATCAAGGAGCATAGAAAAATGTGTCTGCTTCTGGAACCAAAGACATTTCAAATAAGGATGGTGTGTTGCATAACATACTGCAATACCATAAGCCTTTCGAttgaatttcctgaattttcGATATGCCATCTCTAACAGAACCTGAATTTTCATATAGTACATGCATGCTTCTAGCAGCAATAATAAATTTTAGGCGGTTTtctgcataaatatcaataattttATTCTCCTTCACTAGCTTGTCAGAGTCTCTCAAAAACTTTGGTTTCAGTTGGAAAATTAAACACGATACTTCTAAAAACTAATTTTATTACATGTTAATTTTTTGTACACAAAACATAAACACTCAAAATAATATCAGTCTTGCAATTTATGTTACCTCAGTTAACATACATCCATCCACATTAACAAACTTCATTTCACATCCAGTTAGATTATAAAAGGTCTCGATTTAATAATATATACAAACATAAATGCACATTCTAACAGTCACTCGGCCTATTCAACAACGAAAATGAGAACTACAAGGAAAAAACATTTCTTGCTTAACAAAACGACTTGTCAACTGAAAAAGATAATCCTATTTTTACGGCAAACAAAAATTGAGCAAGTTCGAACTTAAAATTGGAAGATTTAAAAAGTGCGGTATCAACAAGTGTTGTATGTACTACTGAATAGAATTTGCCAGAAGATAACCTAAAAAACTGGACCTAAACGACTACTAAATTGTTTTGTTCATAATTCGTACTTTATCGATAGGGTGAATACTGGCAAAAATCTTCTTTAATtctgatttttttctcaatcttAATTCAAGATTGTCAAAGAGCACCAAACATTTATTTTAGACTGATACTGTTCAGTTTTCAGTTGATTTGTTTGACTATTTTTCGGGCACAACAATTTGAAGGTTGAAGATGGCACTGAAATAGGAATAAAATAACTATGGCATcacaaaatgaatatttttcatgcaCGTTTTAGAAAGATCTGATTGAGTTGATGGGAAAAACGGATAATCATAGATTATTGTGCCATTTGAGTCTGCCGTTACTTGGTAGTTTGTATTATAAATATTGTCGATTTGACTCGTGTGGATAATAGGTACTTGATCTCTTCATGTTACTAGTATTCTATGGACAATTATGTACAATTTTAATATGGAGTATTTACAATTATGCAAGAAACTGTACAAAAAACTCTTTCAAGCATCGAAAATATCCATTTCTTAATAATTCTCACGGAAAAAGAACGAAAGAAACACCAGATTTTCTCTGTATCAAACAGGTACTATGAAACAACATGAAAAGTCGGTTGTTATTGAAACTGTGGAGAGTGAGTGGTATTTGGCAAAGAATCAACAAATAAAATTACGAATATCAACAAAAAATCCTCGTAGAGgataaaaacataataaaatgtcTCACTTGGCTCAACCCCGCGAAACAAACCTAATAGTTATTTGTACAGCTCTTATGATACACTACAACGGCTAGACAATCTTTATACTAGTATCGGTATCGAGTTTACACAGAGTCTTTTTCACTCTTAGAGCCGTCAATCGGACGGCGGGGTTCGCGTGCCAGCACTCTTGCATAACTTTGGAAAGGGTCGACAGGACCTCGTCTGACTCCCAACGGAGGGGTATCTTGGGCCTTATCTTCTTGACGCAGACCACGTCCAGCATGTCGTCGAAGTCCGGGTCACTAGGCACAGAATCGTAGTATGGCACGCAGTATTCGTCGGCTGCTGTTATCTTGTCTCCGGTCACGCATCTCCTGGACATCTCCCAGAGCACCAGACCGAAGGCGTACATGTCGGCCATCTTGTGGGCGTCGAAACTCTTGACGTTTATGGATCTATCCAGGATCTCCGGGGCCATGTACCTCCTGGTACCGCTCCGGATGTTAGGGGGGATGTCGATTTCGTTGGTATCGCTGAGGTATTTGACGGCTAAGCCGAAATCAGCGATGCAACATTCTCCGTTCCTCTTGACCAATATGTTCTTGCTCTTTATGTCGCGGTGGGCGATGGCAGGCTTGCCTCTGGTACCGAATATCTCGGTATGCAAGTGCGAAAGCCCACTGGCTATACTGGTGGCCATCAGATGGAGGGCATTGGGATCCAGCACGTGGGTTTGGAGGTAATCGTACAAAGACCCATGTTCGTGGTAGTCCGTTATCAGCAACATCTGGGTCCACGATCCGGTACCCTTGATGTCGGCCGCGATGAATCCCAGGATGTTCTCGTGTCTCATGAGCACCGTCTGGTAGATCTCCGTCTCCCTGAACCACGATTGTTCCTCGGTGGTGAAGAACACCTTGACGGCGACCTGTTCTCCCCTCCAATTGGCCAGCCAGACCTCGCCGTACCTCCCTTTGCCGACGCTCTGGACCATCTGGATCTGCTTGGCTATCGTCCTCTGCACCAGTATGGGAAGACCGGAGCCGGAACCGCTTGACTGGTCCAGGAGGTTGGATAGGGGACCGTGCACCTCCATGTTCGGATATTTGACGGGGTAGTTCTTCGGGCATAGGTTGTGTTTTCTTTGGAAGTCTTTCTTGTTGTACCTCTTGTATATGACGGCGATGACCAGCAGGAAGAGCGTTAGGCATACTGTTACTGATGTCAGGAGGACTATGTAGGGGAGGTTGTTGAACTGGTTGAAAGAGGGGGTTTCTGTGGTCGGCCTCTCGGGGTAGAAGGGCTTGAGGTTGCGGTTGCATCCGTTGGAGTCGTCGCAGCATTGGATGTTCTTCGGCTCCATGTGGGGCACCAGGTGGCCCTTgcactgaaaataagaaagaaATCGTCAATGTTAGCTCGATTGAGTAGAATAGAAGTTGTTCAACGCCTAAAGAAGTGTTTATGGGGCAAATTCCAGAAATCCTCATGATTTACCTGCATGAGACCACCTTCGTCCGCTGGAAAACAGCCATAACTCCACACGGGGTACTCGTAACCATCATCGTCGATTGCGGCCTCGACAGAGGCGAAACACATGCCTCCGGGCCTGATCTCGCAGGTACCGTTCGCCTCGCCATTTGGACAGTGGCCCTCGCAGTAGCAGCTTTTCActgtaaaaaaataattgtttcagtCAACGTTGGAGGATGTCGAATTATGATAAGCTCCTAAATATGACGATACCCCGATGAATATTCAATTTCCATCTGGATCTTATCGAAGACATTAGAAATGATAAACGGTCCATAAAATTATGAAATGCTCTAAGCTGGTTGAATAATTAGTGAAAAGGACACAAAAAATCGTAGGTGACACGAAAGATTTGCCAGTGGTTTCCATAGAGATATTATAATAATTCTATGGTAGACCCGAGGATTTTTAATGGTCTCCTGCAACGCCTACGCTATCATATTTCggaattttaatgaattaatcaGTCGATTATAGCAGAAGCACGAAAATCAAGATAGAGAATCGCCATAATTCAGTATCAGTATGACACGGAGGAATGTAAACACCAACCAACAATGAAAATCTATTCTACAGTGGGGTCATGTTCAATCCGACCTTGGAATTTTGACACATTTAGATGATTACGCCAAACGAGGTTATGTCCGGAACGCTGTGAaggagtagaaaaaaaaattatcgaacACGAGTGTAATTTGTGCAGTGTAAGCAACACACAATATGCATCGTATGCAAATGAAACTTGGGATAACCTATATTCACCTTTGCGTAATAAACAAAGTTGATTTGTCTCAGGATGATTGAGTTTCGCTTTGATAGATTTGATCTGTTTACGATGTTAGCTTAAGGCGAATCAGTTCTAATGATGTTCACACCTGAAGAAAGGTGAATACTCGTTAACCCATTTCTGGTAAATTATAGTTATCGATATCTCGAACTAGAAAAGGTGAAACTGACGGATTCGTTATGATCCAGCAACTTTCATATGTGCGAATAAAGCTCAATATTTATAGATATACCAAGTATTAATCGAACAATTGAAGATTGAATGATTTATTTCATAAATTCGCAAGGTTTATTGCACCACAGAAAACTGTTGGCCAGTTTACGTCATCTTTGACGCTGTCAAAATGACTACTTTCGATTCTATTTTTCGTCTGTCGCGTGGGTGTTTAATTCTATGATAATCTGAATAAATTGCGACTTTATCGACCTCAATCTGGTAGATTTATTGGTCATCGATGAACGGATAGGCGCGAGAGTTGATGAAGTTATGTTTATAACGGAGGGACGTCAGTATTTTTCCCgaattcgaatgaaaaattgGATATAGCGGCGTATGAGTTTTTTGCTTTCTTGTTTCTTATGGGTGGATCCGCATCTGATGAATAGTAATAACTCTTTCGGGAACACCGGAGTACATATATTGTTTTCGAGATAAGGACGGAGATTTCACATTTCAACATTGTCGATTTCGTATAATATAGCCATTAATTAGAATATATGACTTCATTTGTTCGATTCATAACGTCTGGTATTTAATTATTCATTCAGTTGCTATTTCGATTCATCAGTAGAACAAAGCACTTCTATCCAGCTGGGTTGTGGGATTGACACGGTCGTAAGTCGATGATCAAACCGCGATATATCGAACGACCATAGAATCCGCAAAAATAATAAACAAGCATAATAACTATGTTCCGTTGACATCGCCACCTAGAAGGTATCGATAAACATACTTAAAAAGTACTCAGCTGTCACTGCTCATTGAATGAATGTTTATGTCGTTAATAGATTTTTGAGATGATCCTCGCGTTGACAAACTTGAATGGAATAATAATCGCGTACCGTTAATCAATTCTGTTTGTGCAGATCGTATTTCCCCGGCTTTCTGTCAACAATGGACGTCCAACGTTTCTATGCATTCTCTTCGCATATAATTCGTGTTCGTTTCCGTACAAGGAATAGCACAGAAACTACTCCGTAACTTGACTAATCTATGATTATGGGCATCGATTACTCACTCGACGTAAAAGGGGACGAACTTTCATGCGAAATGATCATGGATTTTCAATTAATGTTCGATTTTTAGCAAGGGACTAATAGAGCTGATTATCTAGATTCTAGACCACCTGGGTGAGTTTCTATTATATCCTTTCAGTACTCGAGTTCGAACACAGAACAATGTGACAAATGAACCCATTAAGTAACTGTTACCAACAAAGAAATAATAGAATGCCAACTTTCGAAATGTCTATTGTGCTGGCGATTTTTCCATAGAGCTAAATATACGGGGGTCATCAGAGAATATTAGTGCTATAGGAAGTTACGATTTCAATAACGCCGACTGTGAGGGCGAGATAGGCGCCATCTGAAGGCGAACGGACGAAGGTGAATCGTGATCTGCATCTTAACCGTTCAATTAGCAGCCAAGTACCGGGTACTATCGACGAATGGGTCGATAATTAATCCGTTCGTTATTTGTCAATCCGAGCCTATGCTGGCGCGGAAATAACGCAATATCGTACGCTTTAACATGTCATTAGGACTGTGGGGAAGGTTAGGTACGAGGCGTGGGCGTGCCATTCTGATCTTAATTGCGGAATAACGCCGATTGTACGGGTgcagatcgaaaattttttgtcCAAGAGAAAGATTAGTTCTTTGAATGTCGAATTTTGAACGTATACTTGAGAAATGGCGGAATATTTGCTTGTAGACCCTTAAGATTTAATCTTCTATTCGTACAGACCCAGGTCAGTTCCATATGTTATGGGATGGATCATCATATACCTCGAGGGCGTTC
This genomic stretch from Coccinella septempunctata chromosome 7, icCocSept1.1, whole genome shotgun sequence harbors:
- the LOC123317594 gene encoding bone morphogenetic protein receptor type-1B isoform X3 codes for the protein MTHRKRFSLRRRKNKFVKSCYCEGHCPNGEANGTCEIRPGGMCFASVEAAIDDDGYEYPVWSYGCFPADEGGLMQCKGHLVPHMEPKNIQCCDDSNGCNRNLKPFYPERPTTETPSFNQFNNLPYIVLLTSVTVCLTLFLLVIAVIYKRYNKKDFQRKHNLCPKNYPVKYPNMEVHGPLSNLLDQSSGSGSGLPILVQRTIAKQIQMVQSVGKGRYGEVWLANWRGEQVAVKVFFTTEEQSWFRETEIYQTVLMRHENILGFIAADIKGTGSWTQMLLITDYHEHGSLYDYLQTHVLDPNALHLMATSIASGLSHLHTEIFGTRGKPAIAHRDIKSKNILVKRNGECCIADFGLAVKYLSDTNEIDIPPNIRSGTRRYMAPEILDRSINVKSFDAHKMADMYAFGLVLWEMSRRCVTGDKITAADEYCVPYYDSVPSDPDFDDMLDVVCVKKIRPKIPLRWESDEVLSTLSKVMQECWHANPAVRLTALRVKKTLCKLDTDTSIKIV
- the LOC123317594 gene encoding bone morphogenetic protein receptor type-1B isoform X1; the protein is MADIRKSETEPAELNTETTAASLIQTMKSCYCEGHCPNGEANGTCEIRPGGMCFASVEAAIDDDGYEYPVWSYGCFPADEGGLMQCKGHLVPHMEPKNIQCCDDSNGCNRNLKPFYPERPTTETPSFNQFNNLPYIVLLTSVTVCLTLFLLVIAVIYKRYNKKDFQRKHNLCPKNYPVKYPNMEVHGPLSNLLDQSSGSGSGLPILVQRTIAKQIQMVQSVGKGRYGEVWLANWRGEQVAVKVFFTTEEQSWFRETEIYQTVLMRHENILGFIAADIKGTGSWTQMLLITDYHEHGSLYDYLQTHVLDPNALHLMATSIASGLSHLHTEIFGTRGKPAIAHRDIKSKNILVKRNGECCIADFGLAVKYLSDTNEIDIPPNIRSGTRRYMAPEILDRSINVKSFDAHKMADMYAFGLVLWEMSRRCVTGDKITAADEYCVPYYDSVPSDPDFDDMLDVVCVKKIRPKIPLRWESDEVLSTLSKVMQECWHANPAVRLTALRVKKTLCKLDTDTSIKIV
- the LOC123317594 gene encoding bone morphogenetic protein receptor type-1B isoform X2 — protein: MSPSRRRNRTMRAKKHSVKSCYCEGHCPNGEANGTCEIRPGGMCFASVEAAIDDDGYEYPVWSYGCFPADEGGLMQCKGHLVPHMEPKNIQCCDDSNGCNRNLKPFYPERPTTETPSFNQFNNLPYIVLLTSVTVCLTLFLLVIAVIYKRYNKKDFQRKHNLCPKNYPVKYPNMEVHGPLSNLLDQSSGSGSGLPILVQRTIAKQIQMVQSVGKGRYGEVWLANWRGEQVAVKVFFTTEEQSWFRETEIYQTVLMRHENILGFIAADIKGTGSWTQMLLITDYHEHGSLYDYLQTHVLDPNALHLMATSIASGLSHLHTEIFGTRGKPAIAHRDIKSKNILVKRNGECCIADFGLAVKYLSDTNEIDIPPNIRSGTRRYMAPEILDRSINVKSFDAHKMADMYAFGLVLWEMSRRCVTGDKITAADEYCVPYYDSVPSDPDFDDMLDVVCVKKIRPKIPLRWESDEVLSTLSKVMQECWHANPAVRLTALRVKKTLCKLDTDTSIKIV
- the LOC123317594 gene encoding bone morphogenetic protein receptor type-1B isoform X4, which codes for MWLYDTEEDLKSCYCEGHCPNGEANGTCEIRPGGMCFASVEAAIDDDGYEYPVWSYGCFPADEGGLMQCKGHLVPHMEPKNIQCCDDSNGCNRNLKPFYPERPTTETPSFNQFNNLPYIVLLTSVTVCLTLFLLVIAVIYKRYNKKDFQRKHNLCPKNYPVKYPNMEVHGPLSNLLDQSSGSGSGLPILVQRTIAKQIQMVQSVGKGRYGEVWLANWRGEQVAVKVFFTTEEQSWFRETEIYQTVLMRHENILGFIAADIKGTGSWTQMLLITDYHEHGSLYDYLQTHVLDPNALHLMATSIASGLSHLHTEIFGTRGKPAIAHRDIKSKNILVKRNGECCIADFGLAVKYLSDTNEIDIPPNIRSGTRRYMAPEILDRSINVKSFDAHKMADMYAFGLVLWEMSRRCVTGDKITAADEYCVPYYDSVPSDPDFDDMLDVVCVKKIRPKIPLRWESDEVLSTLSKVMQECWHANPAVRLTALRVKKTLCKLDTDTSIKIV